A section of the Bryobacteraceae bacterium genome encodes:
- the fliD gene encoding flagellar hook-associated protein 2: protein MPLSPLTFTGISSFSDDFQVILDRSVSIASLPARALEQEQAGLMTRKMAAAELRSAVADLAAALRQLGELSRGGAMQAASSSYAVQATAGPGALPGLYRITNITSLASQAVARTTAGYADPGAVAVSGGSGEVELVVGGEAHTISLAPDKDNLEGLRDAINTGSFGVTAAILDAGESAGASRYYLSITANETGARTIELRTVPGDANSNLLTVVSPGSDAAFELNGVAMTSPVNTITGAIAGVTLELKATTAPGAAVDINVRPGANGVAGALQNFVKAYNTLVEKLDRQTGNNGGPLAGDSIVIDLKAALREITGYRTDGTRGSLFEIGVSIGTDGVMSFDPGVLQSIPAAELPGVFTLLGNGSSGLSGFENRLNAFSDPLTGSLASFIQNLDRTDQRLTDQINAIYARVDATRQTLVARLQAADTLLARLEGQKNMLNAAIESLTTVAFGKRSQS from the coding sequence ATGCCGTTGTCGCCGCTGACATTTACCGGGATCAGCAGTTTTTCGGACGATTTCCAGGTGATCCTGGATCGCTCGGTTTCCATTGCCAGCCTGCCGGCGCGGGCGCTGGAGCAGGAGCAGGCGGGACTGATGACGCGCAAGATGGCGGCCGCCGAGCTGCGTTCGGCCGTGGCGGATCTGGCGGCGGCGCTGCGGCAGTTGGGCGAGCTTTCGCGTGGCGGGGCGATGCAGGCGGCGAGCAGTTCCTACGCGGTGCAGGCAACGGCCGGACCGGGCGCCTTGCCGGGACTGTACCGGATTACCAATATTACGAGCCTGGCCTCGCAGGCCGTTGCGCGGACGACCGCCGGCTACGCTGATCCGGGCGCGGTGGCGGTGAGCGGCGGCAGCGGCGAGGTGGAGCTGGTGGTGGGCGGCGAGGCGCACACGATCAGCCTGGCGCCGGACAAAGACAATCTTGAGGGGCTGCGCGACGCGATCAACACGGGCAGCTTTGGGGTGACGGCAGCCATTCTGGATGCGGGCGAATCGGCCGGCGCCAGCCGGTACTATCTGTCGATCACGGCGAATGAGACCGGCGCGCGCACGATCGAGCTGAGAACCGTGCCGGGCGATGCCAACTCCAACCTGCTGACGGTGGTCTCGCCCGGCTCGGACGCCGCCTTCGAGCTGAACGGCGTGGCGATGACGTCGCCGGTCAACACGATCACCGGCGCCATCGCCGGCGTGACGCTGGAACTGAAGGCGACCACCGCGCCGGGCGCGGCGGTCGACATCAACGTGCGGCCTGGCGCCAACGGCGTGGCGGGCGCGTTGCAAAACTTCGTGAAAGCGTACAACACGCTGGTGGAGAAGCTGGACCGCCAGACGGGCAACAATGGCGGTCCACTGGCCGGCGACTCGATCGTCATTGACCTGAAAGCCGCGCTGCGGGAAATCACCGGCTATCGCACCGATGGGACGCGGGGCAGCCTGTTCGAGATCGGCGTTTCGATCGGCACGGACGGGGTGATGAGCTTTGATCCCGGCGTGCTCCAGTCGATTCCTGCGGCCGAGCTGCCCGGCGTGTTCACACTGCTTGGGAACGGTTCCAGCGGGCTGTCCGGCTTTGAAAACCGCCTCAACGCCTTCAGCGATCCGCTCACCGGCTCGCTTGCCAGCTTCATTCAGAACCTCGACCGCACCGACCAGCGGCTCACCGACCAGATCAATGCCATCTACGCGCGCGTCGACGCGACCCGCCAGACGCTGGTGGCGCGGCTTCAGGCCGCCGACACGCTGCTGGCCCGGCTCGAGGGCCAGAAAAACATGCTCAACGCGGCCATCGAGAGCCTCACGACCGTGGCCTTCGGCAAACGCAGCCAGTCATGA
- the obg gene encoding GTPase Obg — translation MFVDEAIIRVKAGDGGNGCVAFRREKYVPRGGPSGGDGGRGGDVVLVASLHHNTLLHFRFNPEHRAERGRHGEGSNRTGRSGADLEVPVPVGTLVYDADTGDLLFDFTAPGQRFVAARGGRGGRGNQHFATPTRQAPDFAEPGQPGEERRLRLVLKLLADVGLVGFPNAGKSTLISRISAARPKIADYPFTTLEPHLGVVQMPDQRTFVVADIPGLIEGAHEGHGLGIQFLRHIERTRLLLHLVDVSEASGRDPKHDFDVILAELASYSEELARKPMFVVATKLDVLQDRRRLESLRRKAKRRELPFFAISAVTGRGLNELLHAVADAVLPPVATAAPEIPPAPKPPAG, via the coding sequence ATGTTTGTTGATGAGGCCATCATCCGCGTCAAGGCCGGCGACGGCGGCAACGGCTGCGTCGCCTTCCGGCGCGAAAAGTATGTCCCGCGCGGAGGCCCAAGCGGCGGCGATGGCGGCCGCGGCGGCGACGTCGTCCTCGTGGCCAGTCTGCACCACAACACGCTGCTCCACTTCCGCTTCAACCCCGAGCACCGCGCCGAGCGCGGCCGCCACGGCGAGGGCAGCAACCGCACCGGCCGTAGTGGCGCCGACCTGGAAGTCCCCGTCCCCGTCGGCACGCTCGTCTACGATGCCGACACGGGCGACCTGCTGTTCGATTTCACCGCACCGGGGCAGCGCTTCGTCGCCGCCCGCGGCGGCCGCGGCGGCCGCGGCAACCAGCACTTCGCCACCCCCACCCGCCAGGCGCCGGACTTCGCCGAGCCGGGCCAGCCAGGCGAAGAACGCCGCCTGCGGCTGGTGCTGAAGCTGCTGGCCGATGTCGGCCTGGTGGGCTTCCCCAACGCCGGCAAGTCCACGCTGATCTCGCGGATCTCGGCAGCCCGGCCCAAAATCGCCGACTACCCCTTCACCACGCTCGAGCCCCATCTTGGCGTCGTCCAGATGCCCGACCAGCGCACCTTCGTCGTCGCCGACATTCCGGGCCTCATCGAGGGCGCCCACGAGGGACATGGACTCGGCATCCAGTTCCTGCGCCACATCGAGCGCACCCGCCTGCTGCTTCATCTGGTCGATGTCAGCGAGGCCAGCGGCCGCGACCCGAAGCACGACTTCGACGTCATCCTCGCCGAACTGGCCAGCTACAGCGAGGAACTCGCCCGCAAGCCGATGTTCGTCGTCGCCACCAAGCTCGACGTGCTCCAGGACCGCCGGCGGCTGGAAAGCCTCCGCCGCAAGGCGAAGCGCCGCGAGTTGCCGTTCTTTGCGATCTCCGCCGTCACCGGCCGCGGCTTGAATGAGCTCTTGCACGCCGTGGCCGATGCGGTCCTTCCGCCAGTGGCGACCGCCGCTCCGGAAATCCCGCCCGCTCCAAAGCCCCCGGCCGGTTAG
- the rplU gene encoding 50S ribosomal protein L21 has product MFAVIETGGKQYRVAPGDTIQVETLPGEAGTAVEFDRVVAVVKDDGRLLAGPEAASARVRGEIAGHGRGDKIIVFKFKRKKQYKRTIGHRQNFTTVKIAEIVL; this is encoded by the coding sequence ATGTTTGCAGTGATTGAAACTGGCGGCAAGCAGTATCGCGTCGCTCCGGGCGATACGATCCAGGTGGAGACGCTTCCCGGAGAGGCCGGCACTGCGGTCGAATTCGACCGCGTGGTCGCCGTCGTCAAGGACGACGGCCGGCTTCTGGCCGGCCCGGAGGCGGCTTCGGCGCGCGTGCGCGGCGAGATCGCCGGCCACGGCCGCGGCGACAAGATCATCGTCTTCAAGTTCAAGCGCAAGAAGCAGTACAAGCGCACGATCGGCCACCGGCAGAACTTCACCACGGTGAAGATCGCCGAGATCGTGCTCTAG
- the rpmA gene encoding 50S ribosomal protein L27, which yields MAHKKGLGSSKNGRDSAAQRLGIKVFSGEIVKGGAILVRQRGTRYKPGDNVGIGSDDTLYARVPGRVVWRDRGRLGKWVSVVELEPAQ from the coding sequence ATGGCGCACAAGAAAGGGCTCGGCAGCTCGAAAAACGGCCGCGACAGCGCCGCACAGCGGCTCGGCATCAAGGTCTTCAGCGGCGAAATCGTCAAGGGCGGCGCGATCCTGGTCCGCCAGCGCGGCACGCGCTACAAGCCCGGCGACAACGTCGGCATCGGCAGCGACGACACGCTCTATGCCCGCGTGCCCGGCCGCGTGGTCTGGCGCGACCGCGGCCGCCTGGGCAAGTGGGTCAGCGTCGTCGAGCTCGAGCCGGCCCAGTAA